GAGTTACGATCGCAGCGTGCTGCAATGGCTCCTGTTCGGCCCCTCGCACCGCTCGCTGATACGGCGGATCGACGCCGTTGCTGGGGATCGGCCGATCACGATCCTGGACGTGGGCTGCGGGACCGGCGTGTTCGCCTCGCGAATCCGCACGGCGCTGCCCCAGGCGCGAGTCTTCGGGGTCGACCTGGTCTCCGACATGCTGACCCGGGGGGCCCACCGCTGGCGGGCGCTCGCCGAGGCCGTCCATCCGGTCCAAGGCGACAGCGAGCGGTTGCCGTTCGCGTCGGGGGCGTTCGACTTCGTCACCTGCGCCAACAGCTTCCACCACTATCCCAACCAGGAGCAGGCGGCTTCCGAGATGCACCGCGTGCTCAAGCCGGGC
The DNA window shown above is from Paludisphaera mucosa and carries:
- a CDS encoding class I SAM-dependent methyltransferase, whose protein sequence is MAYDKKQATEEFGRWSESYDRSVLQWLLFGPSHRSLIRRIDAVAGDRPITILDVGCGTGVFASRIRTALPQARVFGVDLVSDMLTRGAHRWRALAEAVHPVQGDSERLPFASGAFDFVTCANSFHHYPNQEQAASEMHRVLKPGGRLLLIDGYRDAPWGWFIYDVCVTYREGNVHHASAKRFREILDRAGFQAVAQKVHRGPAPFLLNEAIAAEPTPLYPAPHFHLRSPASVEHAAEV